In Astatotilapia calliptera chromosome 20, fAstCal1.2, whole genome shotgun sequence, one genomic interval encodes:
- the LOC113013450 gene encoding uncharacterized protein LOC113013450 isoform X2 codes for MKEWKEETSQSNDIVYVSITQLNKSDSGWYRCTLDRSLQPCDFQLVITGASKTPTPHEPLSTSTFLLSASTTTTTTQHVNVSSGSFTASSASSEVSRQPQTAAGSDKLLHVTLILVAMITILSAALLIFYKNRKIKLKGPMKTDHADISQANWLYGNITEDEAQNRVTPVRVSSVYDYPEGSQPDGVENQELYSLATAPQNTATDDMNDADYTEVDFSHIPSSNSAPCGNICDTVYCTPAIYANHPNVGSPPLYSTVEIH; via the exons ATGAAGGAGTGGAAGGAGGAAACATCACAGTCGAAT GATATTGTGTACGtgagcatcacacagctgaacaAGTCGGATTCAGGATGGTACAGGTGCACACTGGACAGAAGTTTACAACCATGTGATTTTCAGCTTGTCATCACAGGAG CTTCAAAAACTCCAACACCTCATGAGCCTTTATCAACATCAACGTTTCTCCTGTCGGcctccacaacaacaacaacaacacagcatgTGAACGTCAGTTCAGGAAGCTTCACAGCTTCATCAGCCTCCTCTGAAGTCTCCAGACAGcctcaaacagctgcaggttCAG ATAAGCTGCTTCATGTGACTCTGATTCTGGTCGCTATGATCACCATCTTATCAGCAGCTTTGCTGATTTTCTACAAGAACAGGAAGATTAAACTAAAAG gACCTATGAAAACTGATCATGCTGACATCTCACAG GCCAACTGGCTTTATGGAAACATCACAGAGGATGAAGCTCAGAACCGTGTAACTCCTGTGCGGGTGTCTTCAGTTTATGACTACCCCGAAGGCTCGCAACCAGATGGAGTTGAAAACCAAGAGCTCTACAGCCTCGCCACCGCTCCTCAGAACACA GCTACAGATGACATGAATGATGCTGATTACACTGAAGTGGATTTTTCCCACATTCCTTCCTCCAACAGCGCCCCCTGTGGTAATATATGTGACACTGTCTACTGTACACCTGCGATTTATGCCAATCACCCCAACGTTGGTTCACCTCCTCTGTACTCTACTGTTGAAATACATTAG
- the LOC113013450 gene encoding uncharacterized protein LOC113013450 isoform X1 → MKLCHILICFIFLYEQDGNTGLANAETPVYEGVEGGNITVECKFYFLGSTMLFCKDKCEKANVLIETADYTAQSGRYSITFVKKNLLLKDIVYVSITQLNKSDSGWYRCTLDRSLQPCDFQLVITGASKTPTPHEPLSTSTFLLSASTTTTTTQHVNVSSGSFTASSASSEVSRQPQTAAGSDKLLHVTLILVAMITILSAALLIFYKNRKIKLKGPMKTDHADISQANWLYGNITEDEAQNRVTPVRVSSVYDYPEGSQPDGVENQELYSLATAPQNTATDDMNDADYTEVDFSHIPSSNSAPCGNICDTVYCTPAIYANHPNVGSPPLYSTVEIH, encoded by the exons ATGAAACTCTGTCACATTTTGATCTGCTTCATCTTCCTCT ATGAACAGGATGGAAACACTGGACTTGCCAACGCTGAAACTCCCGTCTATGAAGGAGTGGAAGGAGGAAACATCACAGTCGAATGTAAATTTTATTTCCTAGGAAGTACGATGTTGTTCTGCAAAGACAAATGTGAAAAAGCAAACGTTCTCATTGAAACAGCTGATTATACAGCTCAGAGCGGCAGATACAGCATTACATTTGTAAAAAAGAATTTACTGTTAAAGGATATTGTGTACGtgagcatcacacagctgaacaAGTCGGATTCAGGATGGTACAGGTGCACACTGGACAGAAGTTTACAACCATGTGATTTTCAGCTTGTCATCACAGGAG CTTCAAAAACTCCAACACCTCATGAGCCTTTATCAACATCAACGTTTCTCCTGTCGGcctccacaacaacaacaacaacacagcatgTGAACGTCAGTTCAGGAAGCTTCACAGCTTCATCAGCCTCCTCTGAAGTCTCCAGACAGcctcaaacagctgcaggttCAG ATAAGCTGCTTCATGTGACTCTGATTCTGGTCGCTATGATCACCATCTTATCAGCAGCTTTGCTGATTTTCTACAAGAACAGGAAGATTAAACTAAAAG gACCTATGAAAACTGATCATGCTGACATCTCACAG GCCAACTGGCTTTATGGAAACATCACAGAGGATGAAGCTCAGAACCGTGTAACTCCTGTGCGGGTGTCTTCAGTTTATGACTACCCCGAAGGCTCGCAACCAGATGGAGTTGAAAACCAAGAGCTCTACAGCCTCGCCACCGCTCCTCAGAACACA GCTACAGATGACATGAATGATGCTGATTACACTGAAGTGGATTTTTCCCACATTCCTTCCTCCAACAGCGCCCCCTGTGGTAATATATGTGACACTGTCTACTGTACACCTGCGATTTATGCCAATCACCCCAACGTTGGTTCACCTCCTCTGTACTCTACTGTTGAAATACATTAG
- the LOC113013451 gene encoding uncharacterized protein LOC113013451 isoform X2, producing METLDLPMLKLSSMKEWKEETSQSNDIVYVSITQLNKSDSGWYRCTLDRTLKPCDFQLVITGASKTPTPHQPLSTSTFLLSASTTTTNFTSASFVPLASSEVSRQPQTAAGSGLSLELVIRLSVVVVLLPVVLLLIYRITAEASNGLNSRRHSAFDHTEIGLSEIDRPVSSCEDSTSSRDHDQTYSTLRHNNQFSDMNSCEAE from the exons ATGGAAACACTGGACTTGCCAATGCTGAAACTCTCGTCTATGAAGGAGTGGAAGGAGGAAACATCACAGTCGAAT GATATTGTGTACGtgagcatcacacagctgaacaAGTCGGATTCAGGATGGTACAGGTGCACACTGGACAGAACTTTAAAACCATGTGATTTTCAGCTTGTCATCACAGGAG CTTCAAAAACTCCAACACCTCATCAGCCTTTATCAACATCAACATTTCTCCTGTCGGcctccacaacaacaacaaacttcaCTTCAGCAAGTTTCGTACCTCTGGCCTCCTCTGAAGTCTCCAGACAGcctcaaacagctgcaggttCAG GTTTGTCCTTGGAGCTGGTGATACGTTTATCTGTGGTGGTGGTTCTGCTGCCTGTTGTTCTGCTGCTCATCTACAGAATCACGGCCGAGGCCTCTAACG gtttgaacagcaggagaCACTCAGCATTTGACCACACTGAG ATTGGTCTCAGTGAAATCGATCGTCCAGTCTCCTCATGTGAAGACTCGACCTCGAGCAGAGATCACGACCAAACCTACTCTACACTCAGACACAATAACCAGTTTTCAGACATGAACTCCTGTGAAGCTGAATGA
- the LOC113013451 gene encoding uncharacterized protein LOC113013451 isoform X1 — MLFCKDKCEKANVLIETADYTAQSGRYSITFVKKNLLLKDIVYVSITQLNKSDSGWYRCTLDRTLKPCDFQLVITGASKTPTPHQPLSTSTFLLSASTTTTNFTSASFVPLASSEVSRQPQTAAGSGLSLELVIRLSVVVVLLPVVLLLIYRITAEASNGLNSRRHSAFDHTEIGLSEIDRPVSSCEDSTSSRDHDQTYSTLRHNNQFSDMNSCEAE; from the exons ATGTTGTTCTGCAAAGACAAATGTGAAAAAGCAAACGTTCTCATTGAAACAGCTGATTACACAGCTCAGAGCGGCAGATACAGCATTACATTTGTAAAAAAGAATTTACTGTTAAAGGATATTGTGTACGtgagcatcacacagctgaacaAGTCGGATTCAGGATGGTACAGGTGCACACTGGACAGAACTTTAAAACCATGTGATTTTCAGCTTGTCATCACAGGAG CTTCAAAAACTCCAACACCTCATCAGCCTTTATCAACATCAACATTTCTCCTGTCGGcctccacaacaacaacaaacttcaCTTCAGCAAGTTTCGTACCTCTGGCCTCCTCTGAAGTCTCCAGACAGcctcaaacagctgcaggttCAG GTTTGTCCTTGGAGCTGGTGATACGTTTATCTGTGGTGGTGGTTCTGCTGCCTGTTGTTCTGCTGCTCATCTACAGAATCACGGCCGAGGCCTCTAACG gtttgaacagcaggagaCACTCAGCATTTGACCACACTGAG ATTGGTCTCAGTGAAATCGATCGTCCAGTCTCCTCATGTGAAGACTCGACCTCGAGCAGAGATCACGACCAAACCTACTCTACACTCAGACACAATAACCAGTTTTCAGACATGAACTCCTGTGAAGCTGAATGA